The Myxococcales bacterium nucleotide sequence TCAGCTCCTCGTCTTCATCATGCATGGTGACCGACCTGGGGTCATTAAGCAGCGGCTGCAGCACGGGCTCGATGTCCGGATTCCCTACGACGACCAACGCTTCTATAGCGGCGGCCACCACGTCTGGATCCTCGAGCTTTAGAAAACGCGAAATCAGCATCAGCGAGCTGGGTTCGCCAATTTCGGCAATGATGAAAGGCAGCTCGCTCATGCAGGGACCCCGCCGCTTCTCGTCGAGTGCACGCTCTATACCTCTTGCCACTTCGGCATATCGCTCGTATCCCACATCGAGCAAGGCCTCGCCTGCGTGAAACCGAGCGGCAGCATCGTCGCTGTTGAGGATGCGTATGAGATTGTCAATCATCTTGGGCCCTGGAACTTGCGCGCTGAGGTCCACCAAGCGTCGTAGTTGCCTTCTCCGATCATCCGCATCTGACAAGTCCAGCGCCGTGGATGTCGCCGCTGTGAAAAGCTGCACCAAGTCACTCGCATTCGTTTTGAGCAAGGTTAGCTCTGCGTCATCTGCGGCGCGATCGGCAGAGAAGATGGTGTCGAGAAGCTCAGGAGGTTTCATATGCCGGGGACTGTGCACGTGATATCAGCCGGGCGCAACGAAAAGTGGCCTGCAACTCGGCTTTTTGATTATAAGTCTCTGAAAAAACGCCTTTATATGATAAGCTAATACGCCACAATGCCAGAGCCAGAAGTGCGAAAGACCCTGCAGACCGGGACGTTCCGCGGGACGCAGGTGCGGGATGATGGCAAGGGGCCTGTGTTGGTGTCGCACCGGCAGCGGGTGGTTGTTGTCGATGGACCGGATAAAGGCCGCGAAGCTGAGGCAGTCGCGCCGCGCCTAACCATCGGTTCTGGCGCCAACAACACACTGGTGCTGACCGATGCCGCGGTCAGCCGACATCATTGTGAAATTGCCGTGCGGGATGAACGCTATTTACTGCGAGATCTCGGCTCGACGAATGGAACGCGACTGGGGGATACGCCGGTCCTTGAGGCCTACCTTTCACCGGGCTCCCGCATTCGCATCGGTTACACGGAGATTTTGTTTGAGCCACGAAAAAAGTGGGAGCGCGTCAGTGAGCCGGACGAAGACAATTTCGGGAGTCTCTATGGGACATCCCATAAGATGCGGTCCATATTTGGACTGCTTGCGAAAGTGGCACCGACCGACTTGTCAGTGGTTATCAGCGGCGAGACGGGGACAGGTAAGGAGTTGGCCGCCCGGGCTGTGCACGACAAGAGCACGCGGGCAAAAGGACCGTTCGTGGTGGTCGATTGCGGGGCGATGAGTGCCAATCTGGTTGAGTCCGAGCTTTTCGGCCACGAAAAAGGTGCCTTTACAGGTGCGGAACGCGCGCGCGTGGGCGCATTTGAGTTTGCCAACAACGGCACCATTTTTCTTGATGAAATCGGAGAGCTTCCGCTGGATTTGCAGCCGAAGTTGCTGCGCGTGTTAGAGCGTCGCGAGATTAAACGCTTAGGGGCGAGCAAACCTGTCGAGGTTAATGTGAGGGTGATCACGGCGACGCACCGCGATCTCGGAGCCATGATTCGCGCCGGTCGTTTTCGCGAAGATATCTATTATCGACTCGCGGAGGTGATGGTGGAAATGCCTGCGCTTCGCGACCGTCGTGAGGACATTCCCCTGCTTGTGAAACAGCTTCTTCGGGAGAACACTGAGAAGTGGGGCGACATTCGAGATATTGACGAAGAGGCGTTACGGTACTTGGTCGAACGACCGTGGCCGGGGAATGTTCGAGAGCTTAGGAACGTGATCCGGCGCGCTGCGACCCTAGCATCAGGAAGTATGCTTCGGAGGACGGATCTTTCCGCTCCCCCCGGGGCTCGCAGTAGTACGGTGCGACCCTTGGGACCGGGGAGCTTGCGCCCCTCGTCGCGCGGCTCGGCATATCCCGTCATGAGTGGGGACCCCTATGCACGAAAAGGGGCCATGAGTCCGCCGCCGGTGCCACGAGAACTCGCGGAGGGATTGTCGATCAAGGAAGCTCGGGAGCGATGGCTGGCGCCGATGGAACGCGAATATTTGATCCGTTTGGTTCGCCATTGCGAAGGCGATCTGGACCGGGCAGCCAAAGAGGCGGGGCTACACCGTAAGTCCTTGGAGCGTCTGCTCCGGCAGCGCGGTATCAAGGCTGCGGATCTCAAGACCAAATAGTATGGACTCAGGTGGTTGGACTGCAGGCTTCGTGCGACGCACTCTATGCACGTGGGCCTTACTAAATGCTGTCTATGGAGGCACGTTGGCTGCCATCGCCCTCTGGCTCGTTCCCTGGAAAACGCCGTGGGTCAATGTCGTCTTGTTAGGGCTCGCCTTGCTTCATGGAGGGGCGGCACCGGGGCTCTGCAGGATGAAGCGCTGGGCGTGGCGGATCGGCATCGTGGCGTCTTTATTCGGCATATGCGTGGGATGTGCGACGGTTATTGGCCTGTGGACGTCGTGGGCGTATCTACAAGGCATTTACGGAGATTTTGGGTACGGCACTGCCATCGCCGCTTTGGGCATCGCTGGACTCGCTTTTGGAGTGCTGGGTCTATTTCCTGCGTTGGAGCTTCGAGC carries:
- a CDS encoding HEAT repeat domain-containing protein, whose product is MKPPELLDTIFSADRAADDAELTLLKTNASDLVQLFTAATSTALDLSDADDRRRQLRRLVDLSAQVPGPKMIDNLIRILNSDDAAARFHAGEALLDVGYERYAEVARGIERALDEKRRGPCMSELPFIIAEIGEPSSLMLISRFLKLEDPDVVAAAIEALVVVGNPDIEPVLQPLLNDPRSVTMHDEDEELTVSLGELAKDAIAVLCRDDASAP
- a CDS encoding sigma 54-dependent Fis family transcriptional regulator, with amino-acid sequence MPEPEVRKTLQTGTFRGTQVRDDGKGPVLVSHRQRVVVVDGPDKGREAEAVAPRLTIGSGANNTLVLTDAAVSRHHCEIAVRDERYLLRDLGSTNGTRLGDTPVLEAYLSPGSRIRIGYTEILFEPRKKWERVSEPDEDNFGSLYGTSHKMRSIFGLLAKVAPTDLSVVISGETGTGKELAARAVHDKSTRAKGPFVVVDCGAMSANLVESELFGHEKGAFTGAERARVGAFEFANNGTIFLDEIGELPLDLQPKLLRVLERREIKRLGASKPVEVNVRVITATHRDLGAMIRAGRFREDIYYRLAEVMVEMPALRDRREDIPLLVKQLLRENTEKWGDIRDIDEEALRYLVERPWPGNVRELRNVIRRAATLASGSMLRRTDLSAPPGARSSTVRPLGPGSLRPSSRGSAYPVMSGDPYARKGAMSPPPVPRELAEGLSIKEARERWLAPMEREYLIRLVRHCEGDLDRAAKEAGLHRKSLERLLRQRGIKAADLKTK